From the genome of Chlorocebus sabaeus isolate Y175 chromosome 2, mChlSab1.0.hap1, whole genome shotgun sequence, one region includes:
- the CYP24A1 gene encoding 1,25-dihydroxyvitamin D(3) 24-hydroxylase, mitochondrial isoform X2, translating into MSSPISKSRSLAAFLQQLRSPRQPPRPVTSTAYTSPQPREVPVCPLTAGGEPQNAAALPGPTSWPLLGSLLQILWKGGLKKQHDTLVEYHKKYGKIFRMKLGSFESVHLGSPCLLEALYRTESAYPQRLEIKPWKAYRDYRKEGYGLLILEGEDWQRVRRAFQKKLMKPVEVMKLDNKINEVLADFMGRIDELCDERGHIEDLYSELNKWSFEIKSCVDNRLEKYSQQPSADFLCDIYHQNRLSKKELYAAVTELQLAAVETTANSLMWILYNLSRNPKVQQKLFKEIQSVLPENQVPRAEDLRNMPYLKACLKESMRLTPSVPFTTRTLDKATVLGEYALPKGTVLMLNTQVLGSDEDNFEDSSQFRPERWLQEKEKINPFAHLPFGIGKRMCIGRRLAELQLHLALCWIVRKYDIQATDNEPVEMLHSGTLVPSRELPIVFFQR; encoded by the exons ATGAGCTCCCCCATCAGCAAGAGCCGTTCGCTTGCCGCCTTCCTGCAGCAGCTGCGCAGTCCGAGGCAGCCCCCGAGACCAGTGACATCTACGGCGTACACGTCCCCTCAGCCGCGAGAGGTGCCAGTTTGCCCGCTGACAGCTGGTGGCGAGCCTCAGAACGCGGCCGCCCTGCCGGGCCCCACCAGCTGGCCACTGCTGGGTAGCCTGCTGCAGATTCTCTGGAAAGGGGGGCTCAAGAAACAGCACGACACCCTG GTGGAGTACCACAAGAAGTACGGCAAGATTTTCCGCATGAAGTTGGGTTCCTTTGAGTCGGTGCACCTGGGCTCGCCATGCCTGCTGGAAGCGCTGTACCGCACCGAGAGCGCGTACCCGCAGCGGCTGGAGATCAAACCGTGGAAGGCCTATCGCGATTACCGCAAAGAAGGTTACGGGCTGCTAATCCT GGAAGGGGAAGACTGGCAGCGGGTCCGGAGGGCCTTTCAGAAGAAACTAATGAAACCAGTGGAAGTGATGAAGCTGGACAACAAAATCAATGAG GTCTTGGCTGATTTTATGGGCAGAATAGATGAGCTCTGTGATGAAAGAGGCCACATTGAAGATTTGTACAGCGAACTGAACAAATGGTCGTTTGAAA TCAAATCTTGTGTTGACAACCGGTTAGAGAAGTACTCTCAGCAGCCTAGTGCAGATTTCCTTTGTGACATTTATCACCAGAATCGGCTTTCAAAGAAAGAATTGTATGCTGCTGTCACCGAGCTCCAGCTGGCTGCAGTGGAAACG ACAGCAAACAGTCTAATGTGGATTCTCTACAATTTATCCCGTAATCCAAAAGTGCAACAAAAGCTTTTTAAGGAAATTCAAAGTGTATTACCTGAGAATCAGGTGCCACGGGCAGAAGATTTGAGGAATATGCCATATTTAAAAGCCTGTCTGAAAGAATCTATGAG gCTTACGCCGAGTGTACCATTTACAACTCGGACTCTTGACAAGGCAACAGTTCTGGGTGAATATGCTTTACCCAAAGGA ACAGTGCTGATGCTAAATACCCAGGTGCTGGGATCTGATGAAGACAATTTTGAAGATTCAAGTCAGTTTAGACCTGAACGTTGGCttcaggagaaggaaaaaattaatccCTTTGCGCATCTTCCATTTGGCATTGGAAAAAGAATGTGCATTGGTCGCCGATTAGCCGAGCTTCAATTGCATTTGGCTCTTTGTTGG ATTGTCCGCAAATATGACATCCAGGCCACAGACAACGAGCCTGTTGAGATGCTACACTCAGGCACCCTGGTGCCCAGCCGGGAGCTCCCCATCGTGTTTTTCCAGCGATAA
- the CYP24A1 gene encoding 1,25-dihydroxyvitamin D(3) 24-hydroxylase, mitochondrial isoform X1 yields MSSPISKSRSLAAFLQQLRSPRQPPRPVTSTAYTSPQPREVPVCPLTAGGEPQNAAALPGPTSWPLLGSLLQILWKGGLKKQHDTLVEYHKKYGKIFRMKLGSFESVHLGSPCLLEALYRTESAYPQRLEIKPWKAYRDYRKEGYGLLILEGEDWQRVRRAFQKKLMKPVEVMKLDNKINEVLADFMGRIDELCDERGHIEDLYSELNKWSFESICLVLYEKRFGLLQKNAGDEAMNFIMAIKTMMSTFGRMMVTPVELHKSLNTKVWQDHTLAWDTIFKSVKSCVDNRLEKYSQQPSADFLCDIYHQNRLSKKELYAAVTELQLAAVETTANSLMWILYNLSRNPKVQQKLFKEIQSVLPENQVPRAEDLRNMPYLKACLKESMRLTPSVPFTTRTLDKATVLGEYALPKGTVLMLNTQVLGSDEDNFEDSSQFRPERWLQEKEKINPFAHLPFGIGKRMCIGRRLAELQLHLALCWIVRKYDIQATDNEPVEMLHSGTLVPSRELPIVFFQR; encoded by the exons ATGAGCTCCCCCATCAGCAAGAGCCGTTCGCTTGCCGCCTTCCTGCAGCAGCTGCGCAGTCCGAGGCAGCCCCCGAGACCAGTGACATCTACGGCGTACACGTCCCCTCAGCCGCGAGAGGTGCCAGTTTGCCCGCTGACAGCTGGTGGCGAGCCTCAGAACGCGGCCGCCCTGCCGGGCCCCACCAGCTGGCCACTGCTGGGTAGCCTGCTGCAGATTCTCTGGAAAGGGGGGCTCAAGAAACAGCACGACACCCTG GTGGAGTACCACAAGAAGTACGGCAAGATTTTCCGCATGAAGTTGGGTTCCTTTGAGTCGGTGCACCTGGGCTCGCCATGCCTGCTGGAAGCGCTGTACCGCACCGAGAGCGCGTACCCGCAGCGGCTGGAGATCAAACCGTGGAAGGCCTATCGCGATTACCGCAAAGAAGGTTACGGGCTGCTAATCCT GGAAGGGGAAGACTGGCAGCGGGTCCGGAGGGCCTTTCAGAAGAAACTAATGAAACCAGTGGAAGTGATGAAGCTGGACAACAAAATCAATGAG GTCTTGGCTGATTTTATGGGCAGAATAGATGAGCTCTGTGATGAAAGAGGCCACATTGAAGATTTGTACAGCGAACTGAACAAATGGTCGTTTGAAA GTATCTGCCTCGTGTTATATGAGAAGAGATTTGGGCTTCTCCAGAAGAATGCAGGGGATGAAGCTATGAACTTCATCATGGCCATCAAAACA ATGATGAGCACGTTTGGGAGAATGATGGTCACTCCAGTCGAGTTGCACAAGAGCCTCAACACCAAGGTCTGGCAGGACCACACTCTGGCCTGGGACACCATTTTCAAATCAG TCAAATCTTGTGTTGACAACCGGTTAGAGAAGTACTCTCAGCAGCCTAGTGCAGATTTCCTTTGTGACATTTATCACCAGAATCGGCTTTCAAAGAAAGAATTGTATGCTGCTGTCACCGAGCTCCAGCTGGCTGCAGTGGAAACG ACAGCAAACAGTCTAATGTGGATTCTCTACAATTTATCCCGTAATCCAAAAGTGCAACAAAAGCTTTTTAAGGAAATTCAAAGTGTATTACCTGAGAATCAGGTGCCACGGGCAGAAGATTTGAGGAATATGCCATATTTAAAAGCCTGTCTGAAAGAATCTATGAG gCTTACGCCGAGTGTACCATTTACAACTCGGACTCTTGACAAGGCAACAGTTCTGGGTGAATATGCTTTACCCAAAGGA ACAGTGCTGATGCTAAATACCCAGGTGCTGGGATCTGATGAAGACAATTTTGAAGATTCAAGTCAGTTTAGACCTGAACGTTGGCttcaggagaaggaaaaaattaatccCTTTGCGCATCTTCCATTTGGCATTGGAAAAAGAATGTGCATTGGTCGCCGATTAGCCGAGCTTCAATTGCATTTGGCTCTTTGTTGG ATTGTCCGCAAATATGACATCCAGGCCACAGACAACGAGCCTGTTGAGATGCTACACTCAGGCACCCTGGTGCCCAGCCGGGAGCTCCCCATCGTGTTTTTCCAGCGATAA